The sequence AAGTTCAGGAAAGAGGTTCCacgcgaatggaaagaaaagctgaattggcatcgacccaaggtataattaattaagtagtactagctagctaccatctctttaattgaTTCTAGTTTCAATACTTATCAtgtttgattaattattatctgattgaactcTATTCTCATGAAGTGCATGAAGCAGTtgccggggaatgatctatgtgcatactacgtttgtgaAAACATTTGCATGATGGAgttcgaaaggagcagatctgatagacagcaaTAGGTACGTTTGTCTGagcactattcacaatttttacatcattattgatatataatatatatatacacaactaatacatgcatatttgaTCTCCTTCTTTAAAGTTCCGGGAcatgcgggacaagctcctaccaTCGGATCGCGTACGAGCAATTCAACAAGAAATAACGTGTATaatatgtagtatcataaaataccagcagatgagaaagaattaaatggaaaacacaaaactaaaggaaaaataattcataaacccaaaaccccctaaacatttagtatcggttggtgttaccaaccggtactaaaggtctcctaGCCCCCGGCGTGGCCTCATGCCATGTGGTgaccctttagtggcggttcgtgctgaaccgggactaaaggggggcctttagtccccacccgTTAGTGCCGGTTGCAAAACCGGCACTAAAGCTccttatgaaccggtgctatagcctggttctgcactagtgatgggacatccagcatcccaTGCATGTGGCATGCACCAAAGTAAAGTGTACAGTACAACTGAGACTCAGCACTGTCATACCACCTCAATAATAATGACCAGTgatccatcaaatcacatagacccgacAGTAAGTTGGATGGATGAATCAACCATGACGCTTCggccgcttctcccttcaacgcatgcGCTAGTGAGAAGTCGCGTCGACTGTGCccgagcatgaatgcggcaccaaaTCTCTGGCGCAGAGCTGACCGTTTTGGGTGGGAAGCGTGCATGGGCAATGGAGGggcctttggtgggccagggtggtcaggaGCGGGTGTCGCAGCTGACCGTTTGAGTAATTTTGTAAACTACGAGATGGAGTACATTTCCCCACATCATCTCCCTCGGTTGATGAGATTTCAAATTTAAGCCCCATAAACTcgaaaggagggagtagttaaaaaatttggtcaaactttgataAAAATTATATGACGTGGCGTAAAAACCTGGACAGAGgtagtagtacgagatacggtggcacactgactttgGCCGAATAAAATTATTATAAGAGAGCAAAGTGTAACTACAAAGTAATTAAAATTGTATTTCAcgaaaatatttaaaattggaggatggtgcagcccaccTTTTTGATATTTTGACTTTGTGTGGTCCAGCTATTATTCACTTCGGAGGGTTGTGTACCACACATGAACGATAGTAAGTGCGACCGGGAGGCGTGCAGCGTTAATTGCGAGTTGACTCCTTCGAGCATTAAATTTTCTTCACATACTAGCATTGccctagtatttttcttcactacattataaagagttttgtttcgtgcacaatttaaaacgatttttatggagagaaaaataaaaccactccaactatatacgctgcagcctcgacgcttgttttctagggtttgctctcttcacactctctctccactatatatataacgctggagcctcagtgcttgtagttttTCTCTTtgcactctctcaccctctccagatctaaacaagaccgtgttggcctctcgctctctctctctctcccctaacttctggtcaaagagccggcaagaTCCCGTCCGGCGGacaagggaaggaggcttaacgttgttgTAGTCGATGAGGGAGGGAGTCCACTACCAGCGGcaatgttctctttcacccagcggcggcgcggtaGGCCCTCCGACCCATTCTTCCTCACTGTCATACATAGTATCGGCAGATCAGCCTCCGGTCATCCACTGagccacaccccaagaaccttaaggtataagtTACTtaatccacatgcattgctctaactgcttgtttttttttgcttctgtactcgaatctaggtgttgcatcaaataggaaagtagtggggaaagttgtatatcatgaatctaggacgtggttcaaagaggaaaggaagggggaaagtagtacaTTTGAACGGTATATCAAAAGAAGTGTACCTATGAAATTAAATCGAACGAACAAATTTTGTATAAAATGgatattttatttccttgttgtcataGCAAGGCAGTTTCCCCCGACCTCTCTCCCTCGAATCGCTCCCCCAACCTCTCTCCcctgaggcggcggcgcggcgccgccCCCGAGGAGTCCCCGTCCATACAACCCTCAGCCCTCCCCCTCCATCGCCTCCCACTACCACCACCGTCGTTGAGGAGGCTGCGGGGTGAAGCCCctgtggtgcggcggcggcggtgcagtccTTGGCCGGTGGTAACGCGTGGGGCCGGGAAGCGGCgtccatctccctcctcctccaatggCAGTGCGCAGCGGGTTGGCGGTGGCCAGAAGATCTAGGCCAGAGGGGTTTAGATCGAGATCCACTGCGGATGCGCCTCATCTCGACAACGGCAAGAGGAGATCCCCCTGGGTAATCTTCACGGCACGAGGACGTCCGAGTCTCTTGGCTCGGGCATGGTGGCGGTGGCAGCCTTATCCACCAAAGGCGGTTGGCCAGGCTAGTAGTGACGGATCTTGGATGCCACTATTAGCACCGGCGGCGAGTTGTTGATACATAGTCGCCGGTGAAAACCGAGGCGACTCCTGTCATggtgggcgatggcggcgtctaTGTCGTtatcttgatgaaggcatcgtcaagcAACTATGGCCAACTTGCTCGTGCCGCTCCGGGAGAAATCCTAAGATCACCGGATCGGACGATGGTGGCGCTATGGTGTCGTGATCCCTCTTGGGGGCATCGTTTGTGGAGCGGCGCTAGATGGAAGAGGCGTGAGGTGGTGTGGTGTGCCTTCTCCCGCGTCGACGAcggcgggtctcggcggcatggagcagcggggtctcggGGCTGGACGTGGCGTGATGGCCTTGCGCAGGACGGTGACGCTGTCCGGTGCCATGGTGGCATCGACAGCTGACCTGGCAAGGTCTTTGCGTCAGTACCTGTTCTGAAGATGGTTAGGTGGATGACGGCGGCGGTAGCCTCGGTGAGTGCACCGGACCGGTGTGTGACCCATTCCCAGCATGTGGCTGGGATGAGGCATCTGGCATTAGATGTTAGGTTTTGGTGCAATGcatgtttggtattaggctcggacattcggcacccctgcatcaaggggataggagtagcgacaggtaTCGCCTAGATAGTGGCTTCAGGCTTACTAATGTAATGCTTTGTAAGGTCTCTCAGAATAATTAATAAAACGGCtacatgcatcgcccagatgcagtgGCCGGGGgcaatcctccttttctaaaaataaaaaataaaaaaatagcaagGCAGTTCATTCGAATACAAATGTACACAACTGAAAACATGATTTTTCCTTATTCAAACTAACTTCAATACCAGATTCATAGATTGGCCGGTTTTTTAATGGGAAATGGTTGATGGTCACATACATGTGAAACTAATAATACTAGATATAGTGCACTTGAAAATCTTAAGCAATATACTTATATTGGCTGTCCTTAGAAACATCTGGATTCTGAATAATGTAATTTAATTAGACTCTATGGTGAGAAGGCACTTGAAAAGAAACATTTGGATCTGGAATGATGTAATTTAACGGTGTGGTAAGAAGTCTGGTTTTGTTAGAAAAGGAGGTTGAAACATTTGCCCTATTCATCATTGTGATACAAACAACCATTTTTTATTAAAGTTGATGCATGACAGCGAGGTCAAAGTCATCAACAAACAGAGTATGTAACATGGACAACTATGGCAGAACTATTACATGATATGAATTTAAGAGCCAGACTTCTTTCGCAACATTTTTAAGAAGGGAAACACGCCCTCAAGCCATCGTCGTGTCCGTCTGAACCATAACATGGTTGAGAAGTCTGACGGGCGTAGGTTCCATTTGATATCTGCATCAGTTCATTTGATCGTCCTTGGGTCGAAGTCGAATGTGATAGCCCTGCGGGAACATAACATCCGAGCTTCGGAATTCGTCAGTTCCTTTCATTTCTTCCCATCTGCTCAGGAAGTTAAAATTACAGATTGGATATCAACAAGCAGTGTGCATGGTGCAATGAAAGCAACAATCTTTCAGGTGCGAAAAGCACACACCTATACTCCGTCACCAAAATATGGAGGGTAAGTGTTACAAACAGCTTGACAAAATCTCCCGCAGGACAAACCCTGATTCCTGCCCCAAATGGCAAGAAATTCTTCAGCATTGCACTGCGCTTTGACTCATCCTGTGTTTTCAGATTTGTCAAATTTTTTTATACACACAATACTATATTAGTTCCAACAGAATCTTTCAGGTAGAAAAATGGGAATATAAATTGAAAGAATACAGCCATTTCAATGTCCTCACTAACCATCCACCTCCATGGGTTAAATTTGAGTGGATCTTCGAACAATTCTTCGTTCAAATGAACTGCCATGGGGTTGACTATGACCTGCCATCCGGCTGGAATTGTATAGCCTGCAGGAAGAACGAATCAACAGTTCAACACATTGCTAATTGCTATATAACTCTACTGCTTTGTTAGCTAACCAAACAGATTACTATAATTACAATAATGTTTCTGAGTGTTCACCGTTGACTTGTACATCTGTAAGAGTTTTCCTAAATACTCCAACTACGGCATTGCTTATTCGAATAATCTCATTGGTCACCTTCAGTCGAAAAGGAAAATCTTGTCAGAATAGAAACCTGTACCAGTGAAGACTCCAGTTGTCATGCGTGCAGACTTAAACCTGAACTGAGGGAGTAGAGTACTACTGATGAATCCAGTTGTAATCAAtgattttgatttatttattttacctGATTAGTGAATGTCAATGACTTGTACTCCTCCCAGGTGAGCCCGGAGCACCCACCCTTTCGATCCTTGAGCATAGTTCGGTTCTCCTTCTGTGTAAAGTCCAAGTTTTCAGGATGTTAATTCTTTTGTATGTTTTCAGGATCTCGCTACTTCTGTCGTTGGTCTACAAGCATTAGTATTGATAGTACGAGTACTATATACATACTCTCTCCGTTTCCTAATAATACTCCatctgttcttaaatataagtcttttttagagatttcaatatgaactacatacgaattaaaacaagtgaatctacactttaaaatatgtctatatacatctgtatgtagttcataatgaaatctctaaaaagacttatatttaggaacgaagggagtataagaCTTGTAGCTATTTTAAGATATTGACTAGATACATATTAAAATGAGTGAACATACATACTAAAATGTGTCTACATACATagaatcaaaaaatatatattaaggAACGGAGGGAGAACCTCCAGGGACCGGAGAACGTCTGGGTTGTCATGGAGTGACTTGAATGCTACAGCGATTGTTCCTGATAGCGTGAAGACGCTGGAGAACAACAACACCGAGACCATATCAATAGCAAAATCCTCACTTATTAATGGCTCTTCACCCTGCAGTTCCTCGACAATTACGTCAAGGAGGTCGCCATGTTTCTTCCCTGGTGTACCTAACCTCTCTGCCAACGTATCCCGCACTGTCTTCTGCACATTTTTCCTGGCCTGCATGCGCAAGCATATCAGCTCTTaaacttttttttcttttcgatACGGATATTAGCTCTTAACTGAAGGCTACTAGTTGGGTCATTTTATACATGCCCCTGCATTATGGGAGCATTTTCAATTTTAGTACACGTTTCTCGGTGAAAAACTCAAAATATATGAAGCCTGATTTTCATAACGAAGGGACACAGTGGTGTATATGACAGGCAAACTTCTATACTTGAGCTCTCTATTTTTGCGAATGAGAATGATATACGCCGGTTCTTGATCATGCAAACAAACAACAAGTTAATTTGTATACCTGCATGCATAGATAAAATGTTGTCCCAGGGAAATATATCGGGAAGGAGATAAACCCTGAGAAAAGCGCATCGAACTTGTTCCTCAGTTTTCCCGACTTGGTGGAAGAATCGAAACCAAGGCACTTCCTCGTCACCAGCTCAAAGAGAATCTGCAGACACAGCAGATATATATAGCATTTGTATACCGTCACCACACCATGCAGGAAACAGCAGCGAGTAGGAGAATGGCATCGAAACCAAGCACAAGACGCTTACGTTGGGCGCATCACCGCGCACGTCCACACTCGGCTTGGTCGCCCACGCGGCAAGGCGCTCCCTCACGGCGCCCTCCATCTCTGGGAGGAGCACCTCTTTGAGATTCTGGAGGCCGAACAGCGTGAAGGCACATCTACGGACGAACTTGTGGATTGTGCCATGGGCGGCTTCAATGCTCTTCTCACCGAATATTTTGGTCACTGCCCAGGGGTACCCCATACTGAACAAGGTCTCCTCGTGCTGAAACACAAACCGATTGACCTGGCGGAGCCAGCGTATGAGCGTTGGGTTCAGCTGAACCCAACGACTTTGCCTGGCTAGGGGTATAGTACATGTATAGTATGTGCATGAACCCAATACAAAATCAGGGCTGAACCCATCAACTTGGAATGAAACGCTCGGTGAGAAGCCCAAAAGCCCACAATGTAAATTCTCAGTCCCAGCCTGACAGGCCTGTTCGTTCGTGGCTTCATGTCGCTGTTCTATTTCTGTATGGGCAGCCACCGGCCGCACGACCTTTTGCGTTTTTTTTTCGCTTCCTCCAATCTCAGATCTATTCTCTCGTTTGCCTCGATACTCCAGCAACAAAGATGAGCCGACAAGGACAGGTCGGCAGCAGGAAGGCTC comes from Triticum aestivum cultivar Chinese Spring chromosome 5B, IWGSC CS RefSeq v2.1, whole genome shotgun sequence and encodes:
- the LOC123117766 gene encoding cytochrome P450 87A3-like codes for the protein MHLEMDIPVAQYVALCGVTLVIGWLVHWVYKWINPVCNGVLPPGSMGFPIIGETLDFLKASSSLDIPDFYKQRMKRYSPVFKTSLLGQPAVISTDAEVNRFVFQHEETLFSMGYPWAVTKIFGEKSIEAAHGTIHKFVRRCAFTLFGLQNLKEVLLPEMEGAVRERLAAWATKPSVDVRGDAPNILFELVTRKCLGFDSSTKSGKLRNKFDALFSGFISFPIYFPGTTFYLCMQARKNVQKTVRDTLAERLGTPGKKHGDLLDVIVEELQGEEPLISEDFAIDMVSVLLFSSVFTLSGTIAVAFKSLHDNPDVLRSLEKENRTMLKDRKGGCSGLTWEEYKSLTFTNQVTNEIIRISNAVVGVFRKTLTDVQVNGYTIPAGWQVIVNPMAVHLNEELFEDPLKFNPWRWMDESKRSAMLKNFLPFGAGIRVCPAGDFVKLFVTLTLHILVTEYRWEEMKGTDEFRSSDVMFPQGYHIRLRPKDDQMN